The Aneurinibacillus uraniidurans genome segment TCATCACAATTTAAATACGGAGAAAAGAATTAGTAAAGAGGAGAAGAATGTAATGTCTCATATTCTTGCTGTTTTCCCCCATCCAGATGATGAATCATTTACATGCGGAGGTACACTAGCGAAGTATGCAGAGCAGGGGATTCCTGTCACTCTAGTTTGTGCAACAAATGGAGAATCAGGTATTCGGATGGGGGATCCTCCTTTTACAACAAAGAAAGAACTTCCAAGTGTAAGGAAACAGGAATTGCAAAAAGCATGCGAAATATTAGGTGTATCTGAATGTATTTTTCTCCATCTACCCGACAAGGGGATTGAAAAAATAGAACCCGAACTCCTTACGAAAGTGTTGATTAGAATTATTTGTACAGTTAAGCCCAGTGTTATGATTACATGTGGACCCCAAGGAGAATTTGCTTATCATCCGGATCATCGCTCGCTTGGGCGATGTGTAACACATGCTTTTTGTTTATCAGGCAATCCTGAAGTAATTGAAAAAGGATATAATCCGCATAAAGTGAGCAAGCTCTATTATCCAGTGCTAAGTCGGGAGTACCGCCAGCCAGAAAAGGTAGGGGCTGTCCTAGCTCAGATGACAAAGATCGATATTACAGCGACATGGTGCAAAAAAGTGAATGCGTTAAAAGCACATTTAACACAATTTCAACAAGAAGCATGGCTCTGGAATGAAGAAGCGGTAAAAAGAAAATTACCTGACTGGGAAGGTTTCATTCAATACCACAAGCCTTATCATAATGAGGAAAATGATTTTTTCTAGCACAATTAGAACAGGACTCTAACAGCTATAAGACAACCCCACTGTCCGTTTGGGTGGTGGGGATTTTTTATTTTGTCAAAAATTATCCCTAGGAATAACAACATGAGAAACACGACGAAAAACAGAGGAATCATAAGATTACATATTATGACATCCGCTTTCATCCTCTTTCAGCACCAATGATTGTCGCTTTCATGAAGGAATATCAACTTTGTGAAAATGCACCATAAAGGTGATAATAAAGATGTAGTACATACACGGGGGTAATAAAAAATGAATGCAGTTCAAGTTAGGAAATCAGAAATGAAGGGTATCCTACAAGCACTCCTCTTTATTTCTGTTTTATGGGGCGTACTCGCATTAGCGACTAAAGTAGAAATCATAACACCATCAATAGAAAAATCACCAGAGCAAAAACATATTAATCTCTATGAAGCAAGAGCAAACTCTGCTAATGTATGGGCAGAACAAATGAAAGTTAATGTTAAGTAACCAGTAGGAGTCTACGTATAAATTCCTTTCTATGTGGAAATAATCTGGTTGCTCCACAAGCACGATAAACCATACCAGACTGTATACAGTCAAAAGCCTCCCAGATGAACGGGAGGCTTATTTATTGTGTTAAAAAATATCAAAAAGAAGATCATTATAAATATTTAATCACTTATCGTCCTCGCATCAGCCAAAGTTTTACTGCCATGGCTATAAACCAAATCGCCGATGTTGCGAACAATGCATAATCAATCCATCTAAGGTTTGAGTAGTTAGTAGTAGTTAAGGCAATGACTAAGGCAATAGCCAATAAACCATCTGTCCATGTTATACGCTTCATTTTGTTTGGTGGTTAATGCTGTGAAGGATTTTATTGTGTAGCCCAATGCAACCACCATCGTTCCTCTCCTCTCCACACCCCAATTTAACATATTTTCGAAAAAAGACTGCATCACTTTGATTCGATTACTTGAATCATTCCTGTTAGCTGTTTGATTTTCTCAGTATCTGTGCTATCACTTTCCAGCAGTAGTTCCCTTGCCACAAAGTAAAACATGGTAATGCTTTTTTCGTTATCTTTAATAAACTTTTCCACATCCATACAAAAACAAACTCCCTAATCTATTTAGTCTAATAATACTATATAAGTATCAGTATTTACTATACAAGTATATAGACTCTAAGACTATGGGTACTCGGGTATCGTGTGGAAATAAATAAAATCGGCGCGAGGAATTGAGTGGAAAATAGAAGATGAGAACATCTTGATCCCCGAAGAACTCTGATAGCATATCGGATTAGATACTGGAAATCATCTACAGGTGTATGTAGATGATGGGGAAATTATTTTGAAGCGAATTTTGGAGTGACCAGCTAATCATTTTCATCCGACTAGCTGGCTTGATATTAAGATATCTGCGGAATAATCCCGATTCTTTTATGTTCATATCCATACTTTTCTAGATACCTATACTTTTCTTCTGTGTCAATTGGTCGCCAACCATAACATAGTCTTTCGGCATCATTAATCCATTGGTTAGTGAAACAACAGAGCTTTCTCATACAACCTTCATCTTTTGCCCACCAGCAGTTTTTGCAATTTCTATAGTCTTTTTTGTTATGCATCTCTCACACCCCTAACTTTATACTCGAAAAAAAACATCACATAAAGTTATTTACGGTATTTATGTGACATACATTTTATGGGGTATTTTGATCATTTTTGTTTTTTTCTTACAGGATAATGAACCTATTTATAAATATTTATAAATGCATGAAGCTCAACGGAAATAATATAACCCTACTGCCCGTTTGGGTGGTGGGGTTTTTTAATCATTTGAACAAGCAGCGTCTGCATAGCTTTCAGTAGCGAGGTGATACGCAGATGCATGTGAAAATTGTGAAAGGTGACTCTACTGATAAAAGAATGCTTGCCTGCTATATGTATCTCAAAGAGAAGTATAGGAGGGAGAAGCTGCGTGATCGGTATCTATGCGAGGGTAAGTACAGAAGAACAGGTGAAGAGTGGCTTCGGTCTGGAGAGTCAGATCAGGGAGTGTCGGAAGAAGGCCGGGACCACTGAATGCAAAGAGTATGTAGATGAAGGAATTTCTGGAGAGTTTCTAGATCGGCCAGCATTATCACGCCTACGCCAAGATGCTCGTGATGGGCTTATTACTAAGATTGTTTGCCTTGATCCGGACCGGTTATCACGTAAGCTTATGAATCAGCTGCTGATCACAGAGGAGTTTGATCGTCGAGGGGTGGAACTTGTTTTCGTAAATGGTGAATATGCACGCACACCTGAAGGGCAACTTTTTTACAGCATGCGTGGTGCGGTTGCAGAGTTTGAAAAAGCCAAGATCAATGAGCGAATGAGTCGAGGACGCAGGGAGAAAGCGCGTCAGGGGAAAGTACTGCGTGACTTTCAGGTGTATGGTTACAACTATGATAAAGAGACCGGACAGATGGTTATTAATAAAGAAGAAGCAGCTGCTGTTCGTCTTATTTTTAAGTTGTTTACAAAGCCAGGAGAGGTACAGGGGATGAACGGGATTGCTCTGTACCTTACCAAAGAAGGGATACCTACTAAAAAAGGAAAGGGTGTATGGCATCGTCAAGTAGTGCGCCAAATCCTAATGAATCAGGCTTATGTTGGTGAGTTCTATCAGAACCGCTGGAATACAGAGGGGATGCTCGGGAACAAGCATAAAGATCCAGATGAGCGTGTGCAGATGAAAGAACGTCCGAGAGAGGAATGGATTCATGTTCCTTGCCCACCTATTATCGATCATGAACAATTTGAATATACGCAGGAACTGCTACAGGATTCGCGTCGTCGCTGGGCTAAAAAAAGTTTAAATCAATATTTATTGAGCGGGGTGCTTCGCTGCGCAGATTGTGGAAATACCTTAACCGGCAGAAAAGCAAAGAACTGGGGCAAATATGTATACGAGTATAGTGACATAAAGAATACTGCTGGAGCTAAGATTAGAGGATGTGGCAGAAGAGTAAAAGTTGAAGAGCTGGATCATGAGGTGTGGGAAACAATTCGTACCTGGTTAGAGCATCCAGATGAAGTGGCAGCGGCGGCGGAAGTCGAAGGTGAAGAGCACGAAGAAATTCCATTTGAACAGGTAGAGATTGGACGGCTAGAAAAAGAGATAGAAAAAGTGAAGACGGGACGTAAGAGACTGCTTTCCCTTTTTGCTGTTGGTATGGATATAGGTGAAGAAGAGATTCGGGAAGAAATACGGGCTTTGAAGGAGAAGGAAGAAGCAGCTATGAAACAACTGGAAGAGCTGAAGATAAGGTTCAAAGAAGTAAAGGAAGCCGGGTTTAATCAGAACCTATTGAGTGAGGCAGCTGAATACTATTTGACCAGGAGGCATGATGAGCTAACGTTTGAAGATAAGCAGCAGCTGATTCGCCAGATGGTGCGCGAGATTATCGTGTATGAGGACCACATCGAGATCTTTACATACTAGGCAATATTATTGACCTTGGGGTAGAGGATATTTCAATGTTAATAGTAATGCATAAAAATCTCCTTATTTGGGATAACTATGAACTGTACAAGGAGGTGGATATCATGGCGAAAATTGCAGTGGAACAATCATTGACAGCAGTGAAGCAAGAACTTCAGAATCGTGGTCATCAAGTTGTTGACCTGAAAAATGAGTCAGATGCAAAAAATTGCGATTGCTGCGTGATTTCAGGTGCGGATAATAATGTGATGGGAATGCAAAATGTAGTGACACAAGGATCTGTAATCGATGCAAGCGGCCTCACAGCTGAGGAGGTTTGCCAGCAGGTAGATAACAGCTTCCAAGCATAATAAGGATCAACTATGTAGTGGAGAGGCAATGATATAAGGCCTCTCTTTTTGTTTGTATCAGTGGTGATACATATAGTAATGAAACTACAGGGCCGCGAATTTCGTAATAAAGAATAAGCTTCAAAAATCCATATCCTTTATAGGGGGAATCACGATGATCGTTACAACGACACCAACATTGCAAGGAAAAGAAATCGAAGAATATATTTCAATTGTAGCGGGAGAGGCTATTATGGGCACGAATGTAGTGCGTGATTTCATGGCAGGCATTACTGATATTATTGGGGGACGCAGCGGCACTTACGAAAACAAGCTCGCGGAAGGCCGGGAGATCGCGATTAGAGAAATGATTGATAAAGCACGTTCGCTAGGTGCCAACGCAGTTGTTGGTGTTGATCTAGATTTTGAAACGCTTCGAGAAGGTATGATGATGTGTATCGCTACAGGAACAGCAGTGAAAGTTCGGTAAGTAATAAGACATTACATAACACAAATGTATAAAGTGAAAGCGTGAATATTTTAAATCCAAAGCTGGTATTTCTAAAGTAAAGAAATATCAGCTTTTCTTTGTTTAACAATGGACTCACATTAGCCCAATATGACTAAATGTCTCTGAAGAAAAACCAACATTTGGTTAAACGATTTTTTAGCTGATTCTTTGTTATACTTTAGGGAGAATGGATCACTAAATCCGTGTTTTCCATTTAATTTATGAACCTCGACTTTATTCTTATTATCTAAAGCCAAAACCAACTCATCAACATTAAAAGACTTTTCTTCCTGCGGAAAAAACAACAATACAGGACATTGAGGTGATATTTCCATATAATTTCTGATACGAGAACCATAATACCCGATTATTCCATCAACAAGCTGTTCTTCACTACACTGCCAAGCAACAGTTGCTCCTACACTGAATCCAACGACAAATATTTTTTTATATTCGTCTTTAATATCCATTAATAAATTTTTTATTGTGACCAAAGCATTTGTAAAACCAACGTTCTTCATAAAATTAGAGTAAGCATTTTCCTCATTAGAATAATCAAAAGGCAGTTCTCGTTCTAATAAATTCGGACACAAAACATCAAAGTCATATTCAGATAATGATTGACAAATAAATTCCATGTGTTTATTGATTCCATAAATCTCGTGAACAACGATAATTGCAGTATCAGAATCTTTTTGTATGCTAAACATTTTGTTCCCCCATTAAAAGTGTTGTTCCATAAATTCCTCGTGCATCTTTTTCTACTTTTCAGAGGTTTATTCATTTTCCTTTATTATACAAGACTTCTCGTTAGCAGAACAAATAAATTGACGTAAATAAAATCGTGAATTGCTTGATGTTTTTAGGTTAAATTTATACTAATTAATGTTCCCGCATAAAATGATATCCAATTACTTTCGCGACAACCTGTAAAGCATCCTTGTGATGCTTTTTCATTTTCTCTGACGGGGAATTTGAGCATGCAGCTGTTGCATACCTTTCAGTAGCGGGTTGATACGTACTGCATGTGAATAAGCAACACTATTGACTTTAGAATGGAGATTCTCATGCATCTTAGATCTTTGAAGAAAACGAAGAAAGATGTATCTCTTCATGACCCGATTGGTACAGACAAAGAAGGAAATGAGTTTCCTTTACATGGTTATCTGTTTATAAATAGGCTTCCTCCTCTCTTCTTTCTCAAAAAAGGTCCTCTTTCTTTTTCGCTTGTGTATCTCACTAATTTACCAGTTGTTAAACGGTTATAGGTCAAAAGTACTTATATATAGTGACTGAAATATGACTTATTTGTTTGATATAATTGATTTTACCTACATATTATTCTTCCTAGCTACTATAAGTTTTAGAGAAAGGGGGCTATTTATTGAGAGTCAATTATTCAAAAGTAAATGAGACTTAGATAGGAGAAGCATAGTATTTGTTTCAATGCTATGTTTATTGTTGTTGTTGATATCGTGTTTATTTCTAACCAAAGTCGTTGTTGCATCGTTGGGGTTACACAAGTCATATTAAGTGGAAATATTCAGTTTCAACTTTCTAATAATTATAGAACGTCAACCTAGGCAGCTTGATGATAAGCTAGGGAGCATTATATCAGGCGTTTGCCTCTAGCACAAAGAGTTACAATGCAATTAACGATCAGATGGTGTCGTAGAATTTAAAAAGACATCATGTAACAAAAAAGGAGAGGGGGTGTCCGGTTCTGTATCAGTCTTTTTTTAAAAAATGGGTTGTTCGATTTTTGAGCGTGTTTTTGATTTTTGCCATTCTTTGCTCGGTAACTGAGATTCGTTTTTTTGTTGCTCCGGTAGAAGCTTCCACGGCTTGGACATTGCGTGCCTCTAATACTGGCGGCGACATCAATGGAATAACATATGCCAACGGATTGTTTGTTGGCGCGGATAATAGATCATCTAATCTCGTAACTTCTACCGATGGTGCTACGTGGAACGCCAAGAGTTTTAGTGGCAAGGCTACAGCACTGTATTCGTCTGCATATGGCGCGGGGAAATGGGTATTGGCTGCTAGTGATGGGAAGGTAATTGTTTCTAACGATAACACCGTGACGTGGGGCGCTCCGATTCAAGCTCATTCTCCCGGCAATGATTTATGGTCGATTACGTATGGCAACGGGAGATTCATTGCTGTGGGAGCTTCTGGGGCTGTGACGCAATCTGTGGACGGGGTGACTTGGAGCCAATCCACACTAGGCCCTGGTGCTCCCACATTGTACTCGGTCATCTATGCGGGTGGGCAGTTTGTGACCGTCGGGACGAGTGGGAGTATCTACACTTCTCCTGATGGGACGGCGTGGACCAAGGGAACAATCGGTAGCACCACCAACATCAATTCTATTGCTTACGGGAATGGGCTCTACGTCGTGGCTACAGATAATGGACTATACAGTTCAGTAGACGGCATTACGTGGGCAAAACGCTATACGTCCAGCAGCATTATCTATGGAGTAACGTATGGAGGAAATAAATTCGTCGCCGTAGGTGCAGGAGGCAACGTATACGTTTCACAAGAAGGGATCTTTTGGACGATAGAAGGACCTAGCGGAACTAGTAACGATCTGTATTCAGTGG includes the following:
- a CDS encoding PIG-L deacetylase family protein, which produces MSHILAVFPHPDDESFTCGGTLAKYAEQGIPVTLVCATNGESGIRMGDPPFTTKKELPSVRKQELQKACEILGVSECIFLHLPDKGIEKIEPELLTKVLIRIICTVKPSVMITCGPQGEFAYHPDHRSLGRCVTHAFCLSGNPEVIEKGYNPHKVSKLYYPVLSREYRQPEKVGAVLAQMTKIDITATWCKKVNALKAHLTQFQQEAWLWNEEAVKRKLPDWEGFIQYHKPYHNEENDFF
- a CDS encoding recombinase family protein, with the protein product MIGIYARVSTEEQVKSGFGLESQIRECRKKAGTTECKEYVDEGISGEFLDRPALSRLRQDARDGLITKIVCLDPDRLSRKLMNQLLITEEFDRRGVELVFVNGEYARTPEGQLFYSMRGAVAEFEKAKINERMSRGRREKARQGKVLRDFQVYGYNYDKETGQMVINKEEAAAVRLIFKLFTKPGEVQGMNGIALYLTKEGIPTKKGKGVWHRQVVRQILMNQAYVGEFYQNRWNTEGMLGNKHKDPDERVQMKERPREEWIHVPCPPIIDHEQFEYTQELLQDSRRRWAKKSLNQYLLSGVLRCADCGNTLTGRKAKNWGKYVYEYSDIKNTAGAKIRGCGRRVKVEELDHEVWETIRTWLEHPDEVAAAAEVEGEEHEEIPFEQVEIGRLEKEIEKVKTGRKRLLSLFAVGMDIGEEEIREEIRALKEKEEAAMKQLEELKIRFKEVKEAGFNQNLLSEAAEYYLTRRHDELTFEDKQQLIRQMVREIIVYEDHIEIFTY
- a CDS encoding YkuS family protein, whose protein sequence is MAKIAVEQSLTAVKQELQNRGHQVVDLKNESDAKNCDCCVISGADNNVMGMQNVVTQGSVIDASGLTAEEVCQQVDNSFQA
- a CDS encoding YbjQ family protein, whose product is MIVTTTPTLQGKEIEEYISIVAGEAIMGTNVVRDFMAGITDIIGGRSGTYENKLAEGREIAIREMIDKARSLGANAVVGVDLDFETLREGMMMCIATGTAVKVR
- a CDS encoding dienelactone hydrolase family protein; protein product: MFSIQKDSDTAIIVVHEIYGINKHMEFICQSLSEYDFDVLCPNLLERELPFDYSNEENAYSNFMKNVGFTNALVTIKNLLMDIKDEYKKIFVVGFSVGATVAWQCSEEQLVDGIIGYYGSRIRNYMEISPQCPVLLFFPQEEKSFNVDELVLALDNKNKVEVHKLNGKHGFSDPFSLKYNKESAKKSFNQMLVFLQRHLVILG